In the Telopea speciosissima isolate NSW1024214 ecotype Mountain lineage chromosome 2, Tspe_v1, whole genome shotgun sequence genome, one interval contains:
- the LOC122651199 gene encoding (-)-germacrene D synthase-like: MPRKWLNFEFSLFLTLISFYKESPMLDPYSVLFTNVYVKGFGVGGFVSLFVNDRVVVSLGQSNVHNDCEVDDDACPKHVAEELKEEVRRMLRVDANFDPSNKLNLIDSLQRLGVTYHFEGEIEELLDQIKDTHLIQNAKTDIIRRTANYHPSIWGDQFLKYAPDVMVDEDGCPEHVVEELKEEVRRMLRADANFDPSNKLNLIDSLQRLGVAYHFEGEIEELLEQMKDTVPPDHGNHLYTIALWFRLLRQQGYNVSCNVFNRFKDSKAGSFKEDLLKDVSGLLCLYEATHLRVHGEDILDKALAFTTTELKSMLTHHHHDLKPPLTTQVMHALKQPLHKGMPRLETRLYISFYEEMETKNETLLKLAKLDFNSLQLIHRQELSQLSRWWKELDFATKLPYARDRLVECYFWIVGVYFEPNYSLARMMLTKVIAMTSIIDDTYDVYGTLEELNLFTDAIERWDIRAMDQLPEYMKVLYSALLDVYNEIEEELRKEGQFYRLNYALEAMKRVVRAYFIEAKWFNGGCIPTFEEYMRTALTSCAYPMLTITSFLGMRDIIETKEALDWAIDDPKLVRASSVICRLMDDIVSHKMEQERGHVCSSVECYMKQHSVTEQAAYDELQRRVDKAWKDINQGCIKPTTVPMPFLLRILNFTRMMDVMYKHKDEYTNASKVLKEYITVLFIDPILLYVNGKC; the protein is encoded by the exons GTAGATGATGATGCTTGTCCCAAACATGTTGCTGAAGAGTTGAAAGAAGAAGTAAGGAGGATGCTAAGGGTTGATGCCAATTTTGATCCTTCAAACAAATTGAACTTGATTGATTCCTTACAACGCCTTGGTGTGACATACCACTTTGAAGGAGAGATTGAGGAGTTGCTAGACCAGATTAAGGATACA CATTTGATTCAAAATGCAAAAACAGATATCATTCGCCGCACAGCAAATTACCATCCCAGCATTTGGGGTGATCAATTCCTCAAATATGCTCCTGATGTTATG GTAGATGAGGATGGTTGTCCTGAACATGTTGTTGAAGAGTTGAAAGAAGAAGTAAGGAGGATGCTAAGGGCTGATGCCAATTTTGATCCTTCAAATAAATTGAACTTGATTGATTCATTGCAACGCCTTGGTGTGGCATACCACTTTGAAGGAGAGATAGAGGAGTTGCTAGAGCAGATGAAGGATACAGTACCCCCTGATCATGGAAACCATCTTTACACCATCGCTCTATGGTTTCGATTACTGAGACAACAAGGGTATAATGTCTCCTGCA ATGTTTTCAATAGGTTCAAGGACAGCAAAGCTGGTAGCTTCAAGGAGGACTTACTTAAAGATGTGTCTGGCTTGCTATGCTTGTATGAAGCTACACATCTCAGGGTACATGGAGAAGACATTCTAGATAAAGCCCTTGCATTCACTACCACTGAACTTAAATCTATGCttactcatcatcatcatgatttAAAGCCTCCTCTTACAACACAAGTGATGCATGCTTTGAAACAGCCCCTCCACAAGGGCATGCCAAGATTAGAAACAAGGCTTTACATCTCTTTTTATGAAGAAATGGAGACAAAGAATGAGACTCTACTAAAGCTTGCAAAGTTGGATTTTAATTCACTGCAGTTAATTCACCGGCAGGAGCTAAGCCAACTCTCAAG ATGGTGGAAAGAATTGGACTTTGCAACTAAGCTTCCTTATGCGAGAGACCGACTGGTGGAATGCTATTTTTGGATAGTGGGAGTGTATTTTGAGCCAAATTACTCTCTTGCTAGAATGATGTTAACCAAAGTTATAGCCATGACTTCAATTATAGATGATACCTATGATGTGTATGGCACATTGGAAGAACTCAACCTCTTCACAGATGCAATTGAAAG GTGGGACATAAGGGCCATGGATCAACTTCCGGAATACATGAAAGTGCTTTATTCTGCCCTCCTAGATGTTTACAATGAAATTGAGGAAGAGCTGAGGAAGGAAGGACAATTTTATCGACTTAATTATGCATTAGAAGCA ATGAAGAGAGTGGTCAGAGCCTACTTCATAGAAGCCAAATGGTTTAATGGAGGATGCATTCCAACATTCGAAGAGTATATGAGAACTGCATTGACCTCCTGTGCTTACCCTATGCTTACAATCACATCCTTCCTTGGCATGAGAGATATTATTGAGACAAAGGAGGCATTAGATTGGGCAATTGATGATCCTAAACTTGTTAGGGCTTCATCGGTAATATGCCGGCTTATGGATGATATCGTGTCCCACAAG ATGGAGCAAGAAAGAGGACATGTTTGTTCAAGTGTTGAGTGTTACATGAAACAACACAGTGTCACCGAGCAAGCGGCATATGATGAGCTTCAAAGAAGAGTGGATAAGGCATGGAAAGATATAAATCAAGGATGCATCAAACCAACTACTGTTCCAATGCCATTTCTGTTACGGATTCTCAATTTTACGCGTATGATGGATGTCATGTATAAGCATAAGGATGAATACACTAATGCCTCAAAAGTACTGAAAGAGTACATCACCGTCTTGTTCATTGATCCAATATTAT tatatgtaaacgGCAAATGCTGA
- the LOC122651197 gene encoding (-)-germacrene D synthase-like — protein MRADGGKNWNLQLSSLMRETYARDRLVECYFCIVGVYFEPNYSLARMMLTKVIALTSILDDTYDVYDTLEELNLFTNAIERWDTISGMDQLPEYVKVLYFALLDVYNEIEQELRKEDGQSYRLNYAIKVMKKHVRDYFIEAKWFNEGYIPTFEEYMGIALTSSGYPMLTVTSFVLIGGMADIIVTKEALDWVIDDPKLVRVSALISRLMDDIVSHMMEQERGHVCSSVECYMKQHGVTEQKACDEFKRRIENAWKDINEGCIKPTIVPMSFLMRILNLTRMMDVIYKHGDGITNASQVLKDYVTLLFIDPI, from the exons ATGCGTGCAGATGGTGGAAAGAATTGGAATTTGCAACTAAGCTCCCTTATGCGAGAGACTTATGCGAGAGACCGACTCGTGGAATGCTATTTTTGCATAGTGGGGGTTTATTTTGAGCCAAATTACTCTCTTGCTAGAATGATGTTAACCAAAGTTATAGCCTTGACTTCAATCTTAGATGATACCTACGATGTGTATGACACATTGGAAGAACTCAACCTCTTCACAAATGCAATTGAAAG GTGGGATACAATAAGCGGCATGGATCAACTTCCTGAATACGTGAAAGTGCTTTATTTTGCACTCCTAGATGTTTACAATGAAATTGAGCAAGAACTAAGAAAGGAAGATGGGCAATCTTATCGACTTAATTATGCAATAAAAGTA ATGAAGAAACATGTCAGAGACTACTTCATAGAAGCCAAATGGTTTAATGAAGGATACATTCCAACATTCGAAGAGTATATGGGAATTGCATTGACCTCCAGTGGTTACCCTATGCTTACAGTCACATCCTTCGTCCTAATTGGCGGCATGGCAGATATTATTGTGACAAAGGAGGCATTAGACTGGGTAATTGATGATCCTAAACTTGTGAGGGTTTCAGCCTTAATAAGCCGGCTTATGGATGATATTGTGTCCCACATG ATGGAGCAAGAGAGAGGACATGTTTGTTCGAGTGTTGAGTGCTACATGAAACAACATGGTGTCACCGAACAAAAGGCATGTGATGAGTTtaaaagaagaatagagaatgCATGGAAAGATATAAATGAAGGGTGCATCAAACCGACTATTGTCCCAATGTCATTTCTGATGCGGATTCTCAATCTTACGCGTATGATGGATGTCATATATAAGCATGGAGATGGAATCACTAATGCCTCACAAGTTCTGAAAGACTACGTCACTTTGTTGTTCATTGATCCAATTTGA